Proteins co-encoded in one Bacillus paramycoides genomic window:
- the mltG gene encoding endolytic transglycosylase MltG — MVENQVKKKRRRIFLFSIIALLLVCGSVYAYISFALGPVDSGNKKEIEVEIPKGSSTSKIGEILEEKGAVKNGTVFSFYTKAKSKNLQAGTYLLNPSMSAKDVIEQMSSGNVHRPALYKVTIKEGAQVTEIAETVANELKWNKDDVVRQLNDKAFIQKMQQKYPKLLTDKIFDSNIKYPLEGYLYPATYSFYKKDTTLEEIVISMLEKTNAIIVQNEAKMKAKNWDVHQLLTLSSLIEEEATGFTDRQKISSVFYNRLAKGMPLQTDPTVLYALGKHKQRVLYEDLKINSPYNTYVVKGLPVGPIANSGKHSVEAALEPAQTVYYYFLAAPTGEVYYAKTLEEHNALKQKYITKKQ, encoded by the coding sequence TTGGTAGAGAATCAAGTGAAAAAGAAGCGTAGACGCATTTTTTTATTTTCGATTATTGCACTGCTTTTAGTTTGTGGTTCAGTCTATGCGTATATTTCATTCGCATTAGGACCAGTTGATAGCGGGAATAAAAAAGAGATTGAAGTAGAAATTCCAAAGGGATCATCTACTAGTAAAATTGGTGAGATTTTAGAAGAAAAAGGTGCTGTGAAAAACGGTACAGTTTTTAGTTTTTATACAAAGGCTAAATCTAAAAATTTACAAGCGGGTACATATTTATTAAATCCTTCAATGAGTGCGAAAGATGTTATTGAACAAATGTCATCGGGTAACGTACATCGTCCAGCTCTTTATAAAGTGACGATAAAAGAAGGTGCACAAGTAACTGAAATTGCAGAAACGGTTGCAAATGAATTAAAGTGGAATAAAGATGATGTCGTACGTCAATTAAACGATAAAGCGTTTATTCAAAAAATGCAGCAAAAGTATCCGAAGTTGTTAACGGATAAAATCTTTGATAGCAATATTAAATATCCATTAGAAGGTTATTTATATCCTGCGACGTACTCTTTCTATAAAAAAGATACGACGTTAGAAGAAATTGTAATTTCTATGCTTGAGAAGACGAATGCAATCATCGTTCAAAACGAGGCGAAAATGAAAGCGAAAAACTGGGATGTTCATCAGCTTTTAACATTATCTTCACTTATTGAAGAAGAGGCAACAGGCTTTACAGATCGTCAAAAAATCTCTAGTGTCTTTTATAATCGTTTAGCAAAGGGTATGCCTCTGCAAACGGATCCAACGGTATTATATGCACTTGGAAAGCATAAGCAGCGTGTATTATACGAGGATTTAAAGATAAACTCACCGTATAATACGTATGTTGTAAAAGGATTGCCAGTTGGTCCGATTGCAAACTCTGGTAAACATTCAGTGGAAGCGGCGTTAGAGCCTGCTCAAACAGTTTATTATTATTTCTTAGCTGCACCAACTGGTGAAGTGTACTATGCGAAAACATTGGAAGAGCATAATGCATTAAAGCAAAAATACATTACGAAAAAACAGTGA
- a CDS encoding DUF1292 domain-containing protein, whose protein sequence is MEENQITIVDEKGNEHLCEIIFTFDAEKFGKKSYVVFSPIGEVDEDGDQIYDAMAYEQNEEEGGTLLPIESEEEWEMVQEMFNTLADEQEAE, encoded by the coding sequence ATGGAAGAAAATCAAATTACAATTGTAGACGAAAAAGGTAACGAACATTTATGTGAAATTATTTTCACTTTTGACGCTGAAAAATTTGGCAAAAAATCATACGTAGTCTTCTCTCCAATCGGTGAAGTAGACGAAGATGGAGACCAAATTTATGATGCAATGGCTTATGAGCAAAACGAAGAAGAGGGCGGAACTTTACTTCCAATCGAATCTGAAGAAGAGTGGGAAATGGTACAAGAAATGTTCAACACTCTAGCTGATGAGCAAGAAGCTGAATAA
- the ruvX gene encoding Holliday junction resolvase RuvX has protein sequence MRILGLDVGTKTVGVAISDEMGWTAQGLETIKINEERGQFGFDRISELVKQYDVDKIVVGLPKNMNGTIGPRGEACQQFAENLRELLQLDVVMWDERLSTMAAERLLISADVSRKKRKQVIDKMAAVVILQGFLDSK, from the coding sequence ATGCGGATATTAGGTTTAGATGTAGGTACAAAAACAGTCGGAGTTGCAATTAGCGACGAAATGGGTTGGACAGCGCAAGGACTTGAAACAATCAAGATTAACGAAGAACGAGGTCAATTTGGTTTTGACCGCATTTCTGAGTTAGTAAAACAGTACGATGTGGACAAGATAGTAGTAGGTTTACCTAAAAATATGAATGGTACAATTGGCCCGCGTGGTGAAGCATGCCAACAATTTGCAGAAAACCTACGAGAGCTGTTACAATTAGACGTTGTAATGTGGGACGAGCGTTTGTCAACGATGGCAGCGGAACGTCTGCTCATTTCAGCCGATGTAAGCCGTAAGAAGCGAAAGCAAGTAATTGATAAGATGGCTGCAGTCGTAATCTTACAAGGATTTTTAGATAGTAAATAA
- a CDS encoding IreB family regulatory phosphoprotein gives MDGFDKTMKFSIQDEKQSVHVNDVLLTVYDALQEKGYNPINQIVGYLLSGDPAYIPRHKDARSIIRKLERDELIEELVKSYLKHHREE, from the coding sequence ATGGACGGTTTTGATAAAACAATGAAGTTTAGCATTCAAGATGAAAAACAGAGTGTCCATGTAAATGATGTACTTTTAACTGTGTATGATGCACTTCAAGAAAAAGGCTATAATCCGATTAACCAAATCGTCGGTTACTTATTAAGTGGAGACCCAGCATACATACCTCGCCATAAAGATGCACGAAGCATCATTCGCAAGCTTGAACGTGATGAATTAATTGAAGAGCTTGTGAAGTCTTACTTGAAACATCATCGTGAGGAGTAA
- the alaS gene encoding alanine--tRNA ligase: protein MKQLTGAQIRQMFLDFFQEKGHAVEPSASLVPHEDPSLLWINSGVATLKKYFDGRVIPQNPRITNAQKSIRTNDIENVGKTARHHTFFEMLGNFSIGDYFKEEAITWAWEFLTSDKWIGFDKELLSVTIHPEDEEAFTIWNEKMGVPKERIIRLEENFWDIGEGPSGPNTEIFYDRGEAYGNDFSDPELYPGGENERYLEVWNLVFSQFNHNPDGSYTPLPKKNIDTGMGLERMTSIVQDVPTNFDTDLFMPMIGATETISGEKYRNGDLEKDMAFKVIADHIRTVTFAVGDGALPSNEGRGYVLRRLLRRAVRYSKKLNINRPFMFELVPVVGEVMKDFYPEVLEKKDFIAKVVKNEEERFHETLHDGEAILAEVIAKAKEEKTTVISGVDAFRLYDTYGFPIELTEEYAEEAGMTVDHEGFENEMEKQRERARAARQDVDSMQVQGGVLGEVKVASEFVGYGTVATESNVVALVKNGEYTDSLQAGEEGQLMLDVTPFYAESGGQIADRGYLLADGVKVLVKDVQKAPNGQNLHKVVVEEGTLTKDAAVKAIIDTKNRGSVVKNHTATHLLHQALKDVLGTHVNQAGSLVTSERLRFDFSHFGQVQADELEKIERIVNEKIWESIDVEISQKAIEEAKEMGAMALFGEKYGDVVRVVQVGDYSLELCGGCHVDNTASIGIFKIVAESGIGAGTRRIEAVTGKSAYELMNDQVGLLKEAAGKMKTNPKDILTRVDGLFAEVKQLQKENESLAAKLSNIEAGNLTDSVMTVDGVNVLAAKVNVADMNNLRTMMDDLKNKLQSAVVVLASVNDDKVNILAGVTKDLISQGYHAGKLVKEVASRCGGGGGGRPDMAQAGGKNPAQVEEALAFVQEYVKSVSK from the coding sequence ATGAAACAACTAACAGGCGCACAAATTCGTCAAATGTTTTTAGACTTTTTCCAAGAAAAAGGGCATGCAGTAGAACCTAGTGCATCACTAGTTCCACATGAGGATCCATCTCTTTTATGGATTAATAGTGGTGTAGCAACATTAAAAAAATATTTTGATGGACGTGTGATCCCGCAAAATCCACGTATTACAAATGCTCAAAAATCAATTCGTACAAACGATATTGAAAACGTAGGGAAAACAGCTCGTCACCATACATTCTTTGAAATGTTAGGAAACTTCTCAATCGGTGATTACTTTAAAGAAGAAGCAATTACTTGGGCTTGGGAGTTCTTAACGAGCGACAAGTGGATCGGATTCGATAAAGAATTACTATCAGTTACAATCCATCCAGAAGATGAAGAAGCATTCACAATTTGGAATGAGAAAATGGGCGTTCCAAAAGAGCGCATCATCCGTTTAGAAGAAAACTTCTGGGATATCGGTGAAGGACCAAGTGGACCGAATACAGAGATTTTCTATGACCGCGGAGAAGCTTACGGTAATGACTTTAGTGATCCAGAATTATATCCAGGCGGAGAAAACGAGCGTTACTTAGAAGTATGGAACCTTGTATTCTCTCAATTTAATCATAATCCAGATGGTTCATATACACCACTTCCTAAGAAAAACATCGATACAGGGATGGGTCTAGAGCGTATGACATCTATCGTTCAAGATGTGCCTACAAACTTTGACACAGACTTATTCATGCCAATGATTGGTGCAACAGAAACAATCTCAGGCGAGAAATATCGTAATGGTGACTTAGAAAAAGATATGGCGTTTAAAGTAATCGCTGACCATATCCGTACAGTAACATTCGCTGTTGGTGACGGTGCTCTTCCATCTAACGAAGGCCGTGGTTATGTATTACGTCGTTTATTACGCCGTGCTGTTCGTTACTCTAAGAAATTAAACATCAACCGTCCGTTCATGTTTGAATTAGTACCGGTTGTTGGAGAAGTAATGAAAGACTTCTATCCAGAAGTACTTGAAAAGAAAGATTTCATCGCAAAAGTTGTGAAAAATGAAGAAGAGCGTTTCCACGAAACACTTCATGATGGTGAAGCAATTTTAGCTGAAGTTATCGCAAAAGCAAAAGAAGAAAAAACAACTGTTATTTCTGGAGTAGATGCGTTCCGTCTATATGACACATACGGTTTCCCAATTGAATTAACAGAAGAATATGCAGAAGAAGCTGGTATGACAGTTGATCATGAAGGCTTTGAAAATGAAATGGAAAAACAACGTGAGCGCGCACGTGCTGCTCGTCAAGACGTTGATTCTATGCAAGTTCAAGGTGGTGTCCTTGGAGAAGTGAAAGTAGCGAGCGAATTCGTTGGTTACGGTACAGTAGCGACAGAAAGTAACGTTGTTGCACTTGTGAAAAACGGCGAATACACAGACAGCTTACAAGCTGGTGAAGAAGGACAATTAATGCTTGATGTAACACCATTCTATGCTGAGAGCGGTGGACAAATTGCAGACCGTGGTTACCTTCTTGCTGACGGTGTGAAAGTTCTTGTAAAAGACGTACAAAAAGCACCAAACGGCCAAAACTTGCACAAAGTTGTTGTTGAAGAAGGTACATTAACGAAAGATGCAGCTGTGAAAGCTATTATCGATACGAAAAACCGTGGTAGCGTTGTGAAAAACCATACAGCAACTCACTTACTACACCAAGCTTTGAAAGATGTACTTGGAACGCACGTTAACCAAGCAGGTTCTCTTGTAACTTCTGAACGTTTACGCTTTGACTTCTCTCACTTCGGTCAAGTACAAGCTGACGAATTAGAAAAAATTGAGCGTATCGTAAACGAGAAAATTTGGGAAAGTATTGATGTTGAGATTTCTCAAAAAGCAATCGAAGAAGCGAAAGAAATGGGTGCAATGGCATTATTCGGTGAAAAATACGGTGATGTTGTACGCGTTGTACAAGTTGGCGATTACAGCTTAGAGCTTTGCGGTGGTTGTCACGTTGATAACACAGCTTCTATCGGTATTTTCAAAATCGTTGCTGAGTCTGGTATCGGTGCAGGAACTCGTCGTATTGAGGCGGTAACTGGTAAGTCTGCATACGAATTAATGAACGATCAAGTAGGTTTATTAAAAGAAGCAGCAGGAAAAATGAAAACAAATCCGAAAGATATTTTAACAAGAGTAGATGGTTTATTTGCTGAAGTAAAACAACTTCAAAAAGAAAACGAATCTCTTGCAGCAAAATTAAGTAACATTGAAGCTGGAAACTTAACTGATTCAGTAATGACAGTTGATGGCGTGAATGTATTAGCGGCAAAAGTAAATGTTGCAGATATGAACAACTTACGTACGATGATGGATGACCTAAAAAATAAATTACAATCTGCAGTTGTCGTATTAGCGTCTGTAAATGATGATAAAGTAAACATCTTAGCTGGCGTAACAAAAGATTTAATTAGCCAAGGATACCATGCTGGTAAACTTGTGAAAGAAGTAGCTTCTCGTTGTGGCGGTGGCGGTGGTGGCCGTCCTGATATGGCACAAGCGGGCGGTAAAAACCCAGCGCAAGTTGAGGAAGCTTTAGCATTTGTACAAGAGTACGTTAAATCTGTTTCAAAATAA
- a CDS encoding AI-2E family transporter, whose amino-acid sequence MKNLKIIWIYRLGLLLLVFLCLLVFLKIKPLWAPIIFVFKVAITPFLIACFIAYLLHPLIEKIHKEGMPRTLAILLIYILFFGGIGYGIYKGTPVVIKQLQEINEQFPQFTKMYDSWMDGVTEQTANFPSFIHEKVKQIFVGVETKIQALLNKVMSTARGVLDSLLIIFLIPFIVFYILKDYGEFYHIFWKLVPSKWRNTGQMLAKEIDKSLGSYIRGQLFVCLILGGVSALSFWFIGMKYPLLLGIIIGVTDIIPYFGPILGAIPTLMIAATISTSLLIKAGITIAILQFVESNILSPYIVGKSLRMHPVIIMLALLVGGEVAGIVGLLISVPVLAVIRTVIVHVRPLWKKEDA is encoded by the coding sequence GTGAAGAATCTTAAAATTATTTGGATATATCGTTTAGGATTATTATTACTTGTATTTCTTTGTTTGCTCGTCTTTCTAAAAATTAAGCCGCTATGGGCACCGATTATTTTTGTATTTAAAGTGGCCATTACACCGTTTCTTATTGCTTGTTTTATTGCGTATTTATTGCATCCTTTAATTGAAAAAATTCATAAGGAAGGGATGCCGCGTACACTCGCTATTTTGCTCATTTACATCCTTTTCTTTGGCGGAATTGGTTATGGCATTTATAAAGGAACGCCAGTTGTAATTAAGCAATTACAAGAAATCAATGAACAATTCCCGCAGTTTACAAAAATGTATGATTCTTGGATGGATGGCGTTACGGAACAAACAGCGAATTTCCCGTCCTTTATTCATGAAAAGGTGAAACAAATTTTTGTTGGAGTAGAAACAAAGATACAAGCACTTTTAAATAAAGTGATGAGCACAGCTCGTGGTGTACTCGATTCGTTACTCATTATTTTCTTAATTCCGTTCATTGTATTTTACATATTAAAAGATTACGGTGAGTTTTATCATATCTTTTGGAAATTAGTCCCAAGTAAGTGGCGTAATACGGGGCAAATGCTGGCGAAAGAAATTGATAAATCACTTGGGAGTTATATTCGAGGACAATTATTTGTTTGCTTAATATTAGGGGGCGTATCTGCACTTTCCTTTTGGTTTATCGGTATGAAATATCCATTGTTACTCGGGATTATTATTGGGGTGACAGATATAATACCGTATTTTGGTCCTATTTTAGGGGCAATTCCGACATTAATGATTGCGGCAACTATATCAACGAGTTTACTTATTAAAGCGGGGATTACAATTGCTATTTTACAATTCGTTGAAAGTAATATTTTATCCCCTTATATCGTTGGTAAGTCGCTTCGCATGCATCCTGTTATTATTATGCTTGCATTATTAGTTGGGGGAGAAGTGGCCGGAATTGTAGGATTATTAATATCAGTTCCTGTTTTAGCGGTCATTCGTACAGTAATCGTTCATGTAAGGCCTCTTTGGAAAAAAGAAGATGCGTAA
- a CDS encoding YrzQ family protein gives MNLRNSLIALGVGAAAYQYARKQDMFSKRNMKKARKMIKSYL, from the coding sequence TTGAATCTACGCAATTCATTAATCGCATTAGGTGTTGGAGCGGCAGCATATCAATATGCTCGCAAACAAGATATGTTCTCAAAACGCAATATGAAAAAAGCACGTAAAATGATTAAATCTTATTTATAA